Genomic segment of Arachis hypogaea cultivar Tifrunner chromosome 11, arahy.Tifrunner.gnm2.J5K5, whole genome shotgun sequence:
cTTTACTTAAAACCAAGACCTAAAAGAGCTTGTGCTGCATTTAACCAAAAGTAATTTGAGTGACCTATTTGTATATGATAGAATTTTATGTGTCTTTGTATAAATTTAATAGTtgaaaatagttaaataatttaataaatttgactaaattattataactattaattttatataaaaataattagatgtGAGTTTTCACTTTGTATACACAATGTATTGCCACCACCGCACCAAATTAAATGTATATCTATCTACTTCACATAAATATATAAAGCAATGGAACTAGTTTAAAATTCTCTTAGTTAATTTATACCTATATAAAATAACAATCATGTCACTAAATAtcagttaaaaaaattaattatttatataaaatatatattaaaatataaaatatacagtaaaatatattataattatcttATTATAACATTTtgacaatttaattatttatataaaacatTAACAATACTATCATTTATATTCTAAGAGTTAAGTtgataagaaaaattatatacaAGTTTttgacataaatttttttttttttggtctgagACTTAAATctgtataaattatttttttattattttatgttaaaattcttttttagagtcaataatatcttattctaaatcttttaattataaaaatttaatattataaaattatttattttaaaacttaaattaatagaaaaaaattatatcaagaattatatattaaaaaaagaccTATAAACTTTTCAAGCTAACTATTGTATTATATACATACACTTATAGTCACTTGTGAGATAAAGGGCTATACAATCCTTTAAAATCTGAAaacattaaatattatttaaagcaTATTGTCTTTGTCTAGGAAACAATATATTGCTGATATGTTTATGGAGCCCATAAAACAATAATATCTGGTTACCTTATTTTCTTTTGGATAATGGGAGAAAGTTTGACTTGATAAGAAAGAAGTAAATAGTACATATTTGTCATCAAACAAAATCACTATAAAAACtctatgaattttttaaaatcaaattaatactACTAACTCTATAAATCATAGAGTAAAACTTATAAAACTTACAATTTAAAGCAAATTTCAAAGTCTTTGATATTTATTAGTCTGCATACGAAACTACTAATATATCGTTTTGGTGAGTTACTATAGCTTATGACTATATATTATGTTTTGGATACTCCTAACATTAGATCATAATATATTATGGAATAACAATTAAATGTAATTTCTTATCTTACTACatcattgttatatatatatttatttcaaaTTGATCAATAGCTGGTGTGCATGTAATTTCTATGTTGTAGGAACGTGTTCGATATGAAATATACCTAAATAGGTTCCGGGAAAAGTACTATGGGTACAATTAAGTACACTTTgtttaaattagtttaaaatgaTGTTATTTTGATTAAGCTTTATTTCctcttaatatttttattctaaaattatttacatatacagtttaaaatattatgttGACCAATTTAAActattattttgaatatttttaatttaaaattaactatttatatcattttaatattaaatttgatataaaatatatttttattatttttaaaaatttatttcctTATATTTTTATGTCTATACTGATAtatctgtatttttttttctattgtacCATAGTTGTAATGGAACCTAAAATTCATATAAGTGATAGAAAAAGTATCCACagacaataaaaatactaaataatatgaacaataaatatatcggatgttcaatttactaggtatgcggatgtttattttaatattaagatttagatgaataatttggaggtgtagtgtgtttttactttattgggcCAATTTTAAAACTCATTATTTACATTGTTCACAAAAGTTATTGTCTACTTAGCAGATTCCTGATGGTATTGTAATATGTCACATTGCCAATTATAAATAGCATCATCTAggtttggctttttttttttcttaaaaaaatataaatagatataaaagtttgtttataataaatataagaaaagaaacataaattttttatctccaaaaaaaaaattatattttcgtGTTTCTTATAAATGAGTATAAAAGATATAGATCCAGCATTTGCCTAAGGTATAGAATCGAAGAACAACTATCATCTTGattaatgaattttttaattaaatttatgtttCATATTTTAGGTATCAAACTGGTTTATTAACGCCAGGGTTCGTTTGTGGAAACCCATGGTTGAAGACATGtaccaacaagaactcaaagatgCAGAGGGTGCAacagaagaagaagacgacgaagGAGAAAGCAACAACAATAGTGGCAATCATGTACAAACTCCACTGCCACCATCATCAACAACTACAACACCACCACCACTTCAATTATCATCGTCAACACCAAcaagtaataataacaacaatgttAATAAAAGATCAGATATTATCATCAATGCCCAAGATAGTGACCCTTCATTAGCAGCAATTAATAGACAAGGCTTAGAAATTCAAGCAAAGCAGCCAGCTACAAGTTCCACCGCCAACACCACCGTCACCCCACCTGTAGTGTCACAGTGTTTTGACTCAGAGCAGCTACTAAATGAGGATACGTGTGGCCACGGAAGCATAGTGAGTGCAGAATATGGAAGTGTTGCTGCAATGACTGAGATAGGGTCTTCTTCAAGTACTCTCATCAGGTTTGGGACAACAGCTGCACCCGGCGATGTGTCACTCACGCTGGGGCTACGACACACTGGGAACAACTCCTTTCTCCATTAGGAATTTTGGAGCCATTTAAGAAAAAACAAAGGAAACTTAAAGCTCgccttatattattaaaattatacttCACAATGATGATGAGTTGATGATAGTACACATAGGATATGAGACTTtgttatatattatatgatattgtgaaaagaaaactaaaaaaaatcatttttcccACTCATATTTTAAATTCTGTATGAAATGATATTTTTCCTATTCCATAGTTTGCAGTATGTGCATATTGAAGCGGTGTACAATTATACAATTAATATTGAAAACACATTAGTATGAATTCTAGAATGACGGTcagtgtaattttttttttaataaaattttgcaATACTTAATAAGTCTAATTAGAATTAAGGacatattttttattacttaacaattttttaatttaaaattaaaaatatcaaattaaaaagtgtgaccaaataaagaaaaaaatataacccTAGTTTTAGCTATACTACTtaattattatcaaaatatagCCTTATTATTATGTGATCACCATGCAGATGTAGTAAGGTATACCTTTGTGGTAATTGTGTAATTATACAGTGCTTTTCATTTCCTTTTCatacaaaattgtaaaataaacatTTAAATTGGACACTCATATTTAACATTAGACAAGATTCCTAACTTGGAGTGttagtgaaaaataaaaaaagctagATATGGTGTacgtgtaaatattttttttatacatacaTATTTGATGCTTTAAGTTTTATGAATTGTTATTAGAATGTCATAAAAGTCTAAAATATGTTATCGATCTTAtatcaattaaaatataaaaatgctatttatacactaaaattagccactaaaaccAGTCatcaatgtatttatgtataaatatatatgtagtttaatttatttttaatgtgtatttatattctagtatgtattttatactcgTGATTGATTTTGGTGACTAATTTTGATATATGTAGCATaacttattaaaataatatcCCATTTAATCtgaataattttagatttttcatCTTCTTTGTCTCAAATAAATTTTTGCTAtaaaacaattaatttttatgcaaCTATCTTTATCATCTTATACAGTACagactcaaataataaattaataagatatTAAAACAAATTTGATAAGAACCAACTTATCAGTCCTATCACAAATCTTAACCAATCACATTTTTTCCCTTTATCCTTGTTTTCGATCCATTATTTCTATACAAATTACGATTATGACAGATCACTGTTAAACTGGGTAtcaacaattttcttttctttcatgaaCAAGGTTATTAACATGTTGACAGATATAAGGATCCGTTTACATATATGAGACCACAAGAGGGAAAAGATGGTAGGACATTTATAGCATTAATATTTAACACCAAGATAGAGAAGGGTAGGGTCCTCTGAAAAGAGATGGTATGTATCATTGTATGTTGATCCATTGAACATTTAACATTGCGAGATGGAGAAACACTGCACACATAAACACACATGACTCCACTCCACGCCTTAATCAATGTAACAGGCCAATCCAGAATGGTATGTTTGTCTTGTCTCGCTGTTCTAAAAACTTGGCACATTCAATTAGGATAAGAGGACGAAAATTTGATTTCTGGACCCAAGTACGGACCCCACTTTTCTGAACCCCAATGAAAATGTTTTAAAGATAGAAAGACGACGATACATATATGTGACAGCAAATTGGGTTGGACCCCCCCTTCATTTGCCatatgaagagaagaagagagggtgcCCCATCAGAGGCTCAGATCAGACACCACCCTGTACACATTTTGGTCCCCAGATGATCAAAATTCTTGTTAAAAACATGAAGGACACAATGCAAGTGATCAATGTATAGAATACAATACTATCTAATTATAAAAACAATTATACTAACTGTATACTAAAAATCAACGATCaacataaaatatatgttaaaatataaaatacatactaaaaattagttaaataatacATATCTTTATCCATAAATATATTAGGACtgatttagtaactgatttttagtgtgcatataatatttttgttatacgAACAGTAGCAATTGGGCTTATAATGTTATTATGTTGAAGAATAAGAGATTCTAAATTAGTTAACCAATTTGGGTTGGTCAAGTGGTCAGCTTACtcatccgcttaagcaagtgtcggaggttcgaatcctgccttgtgcatgcagcaacccattggccagcggcagacccttaaatggagctccgaTTCGCGACAGATTAGTCCTTAACCTATCGGGTTGGAGGATACcgtgggcaaaaaaaaaaaaggagattcTAAACTAGTTAATCTCATCTCACAATCTTTCAGAGAGAATATATTATGCTAACGAGCTTGTTAAAGCTATAACGATGTGGCATGCACACGCTCAGCAAACAAGGTATGTAATTTTTATGAGTAAAAGGACGTAGAGGTCCATGAGGATTTTTTGGGTGGACTCGTGTTTCACacttcaaattaaattttgacaattaataaataaaatatataactataaattttattaatttaattttttatggttttctcgATTTCTGAAGTACTGAAGTATTTCTTTTAAGTAATTTATTGCGACCTAAAAATGAATTAGGCCTAAGAATAGTGGATTCAATGCGTAAACACCTCAAGACATGAACTTAAAGTTCATAACTCCTATCAAAAGTTACGAAAATATGATTACTGGACTTCAGTAGAAAAGCATCCAATCCAATTCATGTATTTTTTGCTCAAAAAATATAAACATGTTCAACAAACTAAAAtggttaaaataaaaaacatttaagtACAGTAAAGTTTACTAAATCTGTCAAGTTGAATATGAAGGAAGAAAGGGTTACCAACGTCACTTTTATAAACTCACACTATAAATACAAATCAACTGGCCTTATAGAAGTTTTGAATAGAATTGAATTGCTACTCATTTGTTTTCAGGTATTCTTCTTGAGCTTTCAGTCTTCTTCATTTTCTGTAAATTCTTCATACATCAAAAGATTCGCCACAAGTTGCTTGTAATTAAGTTGAATCTTTGTTTTATCTTGTATTAGATTAACAAACGTAATTTGAGTAGTTCCTACAGTTTTATAAATCTTGGAACAAAAATTTCAGATCTAGAAAAGTGTATTTCATATAGAAATTTaatgagtaaagtattgtttttgtccccaacgtttggggtaaatcctatttgtgttcttaacgtttaaatcgtcctatttgtattcctaacgtttgtaaaagtgattcaatattatcctgtcgtcaattacacatcatgagcgctttagtttgagttttaaaaatctcttcttgaagttagaatacaaatgtctgggatagaatcgatgatctactctgaaaaatagctcatctaatgttgaaactaattcctacaacatttacataattcacttttctgggacataattgaatctaaacacaaatagtgggtataatattaaaatcgaacacatccaagtgagacctaattgagaatgaatacattcaagtgagaataattaaaaaatataatctgatttgttagaaTAATtcatagtaggataacattgaatcacttttataaacgttaaggatacaaatagaacgatttaaacgttagggacacaaatagaacttatcccaaacgttgggacaaaaacaatactttactcaaatTTAATTTATAGTAATTAAATccattaatgattaattttagtattaGAATATGTAAATTTTGTTGATATGAGTTATAATGGTATCTAAGAAGACTTATTTAAGAATAGTTGAAGTTCTTAAATTGGTAATAATTTAAGTTGCTCCTGAAGGCATGATGCAATCATATCTAATAGTTCTTAGATTAATTGTGATATAAGTTATTGTATCTTAAAAAGACTTAAaaacagaatatttttttaaacactTATTAATGTCAGCTCCACAGTATCTTAATAAGTTGAGTTTTGATGATTAACAACCAAATATAATTTAATGATTTCATTGATTGTTATCTAACATTTGTTCAAATGTATAATGTTTTAAGAAATTTTTTCTCAAGTAATATAAGTAAATTAGGAGAAATATGAATTTGAGGAAGTGCTAAATAACCTCGAAATTGAATAGGTTAAACATACCACCTCAAAAGCAATATCCATGTTCCTTAACTGAAAAAATCTTAAAAGTGCGACAATGTTCACCTCAAAATTCTGTCAAGTAAAATGTACATTTTGACCAACATTTTAAAGTAtagtacaaaatataaaaaaaaaaagtaatgatGTAGATATACACAAGAAAAAAACTTGTCCTTTTTATGcatattttaaagaataaaaagctGACACAAAAGAGGAATTTTAAATGATCTTTAATACTCTTTAtgcaaaaagaattttttttaaagttttttttagtTCTTTATTCTCTTCTATAactcttttttcttaaaaaaacttttaaatttgtaatgtaggaagttttcattttttattttagtctacATTATTACACTcttttaaatatgaaaataattcaTGTACATTAGATaactttttttaactattttagaaTTGGGACAGATTTTCAAACTGAATTGTTAAGTTTTACAAACTGTGATAAACTAATCTAGTAGTGATTTCTCGTCTTAAGAagactgaaaataaaaaaattatcttaagtTCTTAAATTGTTAGGTTATTCGATCCAATCTAACTCATGAATAACTAATCTATTACTTTATAGATTTGAGAAgacttaaaaaataatatctaaaattctTAGATCGAATTATGGTCCAATATGAGTCAAAGGTTAAATTGAGAAGGTTTGAAAAAAGAATATCTTTAGTACACTTATTCTAATAGTAAAATTCTTCTGTCTACTTAAGTACTAGACATAGACATTTTCTTACCAGAATAAATAATCATTTGTATCCATGAGAGTTCAGAACGCTGACATTTATACCCATCGTAGATGGAAACTGACTTTGTGCCTATTAAAGATGGgttccgtgtgacaaaagtagCCTGGCTTGGATTGGCACTTGCTTCGGGGTTGTAAGACCCTACGTGACTCTCCGAACTTCCCAAAGCCCTGTCTACGTGGATCTGAACGTTTCTATATGAAGGTAGAAAGAGCCTTATGCTTGAAATCAAAACCCTAGCAACTTGTATTCCCCAATTCGAACCATACCCCCCAAAATGAAATATTGGTGAAATTCAAATGCACCCAGAGTTATCTCATAACCCCAGTAATGTCATTACACAGATTTAACTCTGATGCAAATGATGGAAGTCGTAGCAGTTTTTCAAGTTCGAAgaagatgaaggagaagaagCTCGACGGCAAATGTTTCTGTGGGAGGGATGTTGTGCTGATGGAGTCTGACACGATTACGAACCCTAATAGATGGCTCATCAGATGTCCTCTATGGGCGATAAGGGCCAGATGCTGTTGTTGTTAAGGTGAGActattatttttgagttttagttGACAATGtggggtgttttttttttttttctgttttttcagaCAAGAGATTGTAGATACTTTGTTTGGGTGGATGAACTGGAACAAGGATGGGAGGGCCTGGCAAGATGTTTAGCCAAGAGAAAGTCAGAGCATTCTTATGCAAGGCATGATGATGGATTGACTCTCACTGCAGGGGGGAAATCAGCAAGCATCCTCAATGATGGCTAGGAAGATAGACAAATTTACGGTTAAAATTAGGGGGTGAAATTAGGAGAATTAGAGTGTTGATTACAACCGTTGCATTGGGGGTagcgttttgtttgttttgtgagttgtattTGGTGATGAAATTATAAGACATGTAAAATTGGGGATCTTTGTTCGTGATAGTTAAATTTTCTCATTATATTGGCATGATATGGTTTGTTTCTAATCTATACTGGTTTGCTTTACATGTGATACATTGATGTAGATACGCAGTCTTTTAACTTGTTGCTgcaatttgaaattattttgataaCATTTAAAAGTAGACAATGCTGTGGAAAATGGACATGAATCTCTCTTTTCTCCTTAAGGATCCAATAATAAGCTGCATCCGTAAATTAGTAACCTGATGGTTTTGCTTTTCAATATATGAGTTCGAACCAAATTGGCCGAATAAAATGCTGTAACAATAGTGATACCAAAAAAAGGCAAAAGAAGGCAAGTATATAGATATTGTAACAAGACTTTgttccttttatatatatatatatatatatatatatatatatatatatatatatatatatatatatatatatatatatatatatatatatatatatatgccaaagAAGCCAAGTATTGGCAACTCAAATCAAACCCTCAAAAAAAGCATTACTAAGTCATATCTAAGCCATACCATGAACATGCATAACAAAATATAAGACTTATGTATGTCACTGGTGTAaactaaaaacaacaaaaagcaaCCATAAATAGTCTACGATATTGGGGTCGAGTTACTACTCCCGCCTGAGAACTGATTTTTTCCTCTACTGCTTGATCCACGTATATATCCTGCCTCGACCTCTACCTTGACCTCTCCTTCCATCAGCTGTGCCTCGACCTCTAACAGTTGGAGTCACAACTCCAGGTGTGGGCATGAACTGCATGAACCGGGTGCTTGTCCCTGCACTAGCACCTTGCAATGGATGAGGTGTAGTTTGAGAGTTGTGTGTGGATGGAGTTGTAGTTGGCTGGTTGGTAGGTGGTGTCGTTGGCAGCTGTGTTTGTCCGGTCGGAGGCGGTCGCTTAACACTTCTCCTTTTAACTTGTTTTCTGGTTGTTGCATTGTTTGTTGGAGGCTGTGGTTGTGCGGTTAGTGGGGGAGGCATTGGTTGAGGCTGCTGCATTCCAAAGAAGATCACAGTCATTATCACACAAGGTTTACAAGGCAGATTAGTGAAATGATTAATACAATGCACTTACTTCATTCCAAAACAGAGTTCAATATTTAGCTAGCCCATTCTTGGCCAAACCAGATTTCAATAATTCATGTGGTTAGTAAAATTGTAGAATAGAATTCAAAAAATAGACTGGAAACTACTTGCATAAACCAGATTTCAATAATCCATATGCTCTTTGAAAATGTAAATTAGAATTCAATAATAAGCTAGCAATGATTAAGTAACGAGCTTTCAATGAAATTGTAAAATAGACCTGAACAAGTTCATACATGAAATTTCAAGACAGGCCAGAATCATAACCTAATTAAGACCTACTATCAGATTCCCTAAACACATGAATCAGACGTACATCATTATAACATGTTTAAATGAGACAGAAAAGGTATAAACTTGCCCTAACAGACTTAACCAGTAAATATGCACAAGTACCTTCTGCATATCTGACATGAAGTTAAACCCGTTAGCTTGAAAATCTCCCACATCCTCCTGGAGTATCTCTAAAAATCACTTCCAACTTTCTTTGTTCTCTGATTCCACAATTGCGTAGGCAATAggatagatattattatttgtatCCTGTCCTATTGCTGTCAGTAACTGCCCCCCATAATACCCTATAATGAAGGTCCCATCCAACCCTATAAAAGGTCTACATCCACCTACAAACCCCTTCTTGCACGCATCAAAGCAAACATAGATCCTCAGAAAAATAGGATTCGAATCAGGCATAGGATTCGTGTGGATCCTTACTGTCGACCCAGGATTAGTCTTCAGTATCTCGTTAGCATAATCACGAAGTCGTGCATACTGTGCAATCTCAGAACCCTCAATCCTCTCCTTTGCTTTCTtcatagatctgtaaattttccTTTCATTGATTAGTACATCATACTCAGATCTGAAGTATTGGTCAGCCTCCCTCACTGTTAAGTTTGGTTGCACTCGTATCCTCTCCTCTAGCTCATCTATGACCCATTTTCCATCTGCTGACTTACAGTGATTGTCCCT
This window contains:
- the LOC112721052 gene encoding uncharacterized protein, whose product is MEFETLSHFRKVVRKFNINIGRSIFFARCDSTRSKAICYDEDCPWQIYCAKRTFPASYQVKIFVNEHTCSRDNHCKSADGKWVIDELEERIRVQPNLTVREADQYFRSEYDVLINERKIYRSMKKAKERIEGSEIAQYARLRDYANEILKTNPGSTVRIHTNPMPDSNPIFLRIYVCFDACKKGFVGGCRPFIGLDGTFIIGYYGGQLLTAIGQDTNNNIYPIAYAIVESENKESWK